Part of the Thermovirga sp. genome is shown below.
GCGAAGGGCGGGACGGGTTCCAGGGGCTTCCCGATGATGAACAGGGCCTCCGGTTCCGACTCGAGGATGCGGGTGCAGCGCTCCCTTCTGAATTCCTCGAACCTCTTCGAGTCCTCCGGCGTGAGGACACCTTGATTGCTCTTCTCCTGCAAGGTCCTGTACTCATCGCTGCCGCTTTGCGCCGCGTCGGGGCGGCTCACTATTCTCAGGGACTTTCCGTCCCTCCTCCTATAGAAGCTGAAGGCCGCCTTTCCCCAATCCTTAACGATCATATTGCCCTTTCCCACGGTGCACCCCGTGAGGAACTGGATGGCGTCGACGGCGCAATTATCGGTCTCGGCGACGGCGACGATCTCCTCGTCGGAGGACCGGCCGAGCTCGGCGAGGACGACCTGGGAGACCTTTATCCCCGTGGCCAGCCCGGGGCACCAGTGCCCATGGAAGGCAATAAGGGCCTTCAATTCCTCTTCAGGTATCTTCAATCCCAAGTCATTCACTCCCTTATGTCGATCACCGGTCCCTTGACCGGCCGTTCGAAGGATCGGCCATCCCGGGCTCGCCAGGAGAGGTCCGACCTATTCGTGAACTCTGTATCACGATTCGTTCATCGTGGGACCTTTGATCAGGACCCTCTCTGTGTCATCTGTGGTGAAAAGGGTCTGTCTTTTCGCCCCACGATCCAACCGTTACGCCTCAAGCGTCACTTTCTCTGGTCCCCACGGGCACCACCACCGGGTACCCCTGGACCTTCTCTATCACGACGGGTATGCCGTAGACCTCCCCGATCATCGCCGGCGTTATCTCCTCCAGGCCGGCGACGGCAAAAATCCGGCCCTTCTTCATGAAGACCACCCTGTCGGCGAAGCGCAGGGCGGAGTTTATATCGTGCATCGTCATGACCGCCGCCATTCCGTGGCCCGTCACGATGTGCCTGATGATGGACAGGATTTCCTGCTGATTTCTGAGGTCCAGGCTGCTGGTGGGCTCATCGAGCAGCAGCACCTTCGGCTCCTGTACCAGTGCACGGGCAATGCAGACTTTTTGTAGTTCGCCGCCGCTCATCTCATCGAGGTGCCGGAGCGAAAGGTGCTCGAGGCCGAGGGTCCGGATGATGGCGTCCACCTTACGGATGTCCTCCCTGCCCACCTTCCAGGTTATGCGGGGTCTCCGGCCGAGGAGGATGGCGTCGAAGGCGGTCAGCCTCCCCCCCTGCTCCTGCTGGGCTACATAGGCGAGGTCCCTGGCTATTTCCAGCTTCTTCATGCGCAGGAGGTCCCTCTCTTCGACTTTGATGGTC
Proteins encoded:
- a CDS encoding tRNA CCA-pyrophosphorylase gives rise to the protein MGLKIPEEELKALIAFHGHWCPGLATGIKVSQVVLAELGRSSDEEIVAVAETDNCAVDAIQFLTGCTVGKGNMIVKDWGKAAFSFYRRRDGKSLRIVSRPDAAQSGSDEYRTLQEKSNQGVLTPEDSKRFEEFRRERCTRILESEPEALFIIGKPLEPVPPFAPMKRSVLCDACGELVMETKARLCDGRTLCLHCFERLVPRP
- a CDS encoding ABC transporter ATP-binding protein, with the translated sequence MILDVRDVSFGYNSRPVLEGVSFSLGRNELLAILGPNGVGKTTLLKCLNGILRPATGTIKVEERDLLRMKKLEIARDLAYVAQQEQGGRLTAFDAILLGRRPRITWKVGREDIRKVDAIIRTLGLEHLSLRHLDEMSGGELQKVCIARALVQEPKVLLLDEPTSSLDLRNQQEILSIIRHIVTGHGMAAVMTMHDINSALRFADRVVFMKKGRIFAVAGLEEITPAMIGEVYGIPVVIEKVQGYPVVVPVGTRESDA